Proteins from a genomic interval of Sporolactobacillus sp. Y61:
- a CDS encoding cation-translocating P-type ATPase translates to MLKETEMQSLRRNGFPEDGVEEIMWFTKPAKDAFREFEVGPDRGLSAEEAKARLEKHGENKLKGKKKKSVIALFFAQLKDMLIYVLLGAAVITLLIGEYTDAVIILLVVVLNAVIGVFQEFKAEKAIEALQKMTTPRALVRRDGEVKEIDSRTLVPGDIVVLDAGRYVPADLRLTESVNLQIEESALTGESVPTEKRASDLHEDAKTPLGDQSNMAFMSTLTTYGRGEGVVVATGMNTEIGKIAKVLDEDHEELTPLQKRLAGLGKMLGYLAIAICALMFVIALIQKRDLFEMFLTAISLAVAAIPEGLPAIVAIVLALGVTRMSRIHAIVKRLPAVETLGSVNIICSDKTGTLTQNKMTVVHTYTYRHFEDVPKEGAKTAGSQDLKDMIKSFVLCSDATYEDGESTGDPTEVALVVLGQKYHLAKKDLEGSFARVAEKPFDSDRKLMSTLNKEGSGYRVHTKGAIDNILKIATRALVDGQVVPLTDEIRANYLKAAEEMSDQALRVLGAAYKDTDRVLEPDEMENDLIVTGLVGMIDPPRLEVKDSISKAKRAGITPVMITGDHQHTAAAIATQLGIATSLDQTISGSEIDAMPAQEFRDNINRYRVFARVSPEHKVKIVNAFQSHGNIVSMTGDGVNDAPSLKSADIGVAMGITGTDVSKGASDMILTDDNFTTIVAAIEEGRNIYNNIKKSVIFLLSCNLGEIISIFASVLFFWPVPLLPTQILWINLITDTFPAIALGVDPGDKHIMKNKPRNPKEGFFAHGAAFHAVLGGTLIGVLTLLAFYFGLNEYGFNMGSDNIPGHVLDYAETMAFVVLAVSQLFYSLAMRNSRKSIFQIGLFSNKYLIGAILLGMLLQFVVISIPVLAGAFHVQMLSLRDWLIVILFALVPLVVNECIKIGLRMRSHTNEA, encoded by the coding sequence ATGCTAAAGGAAACAGAAATGCAGTCGCTGCGTAGAAACGGTTTTCCGGAGGATGGAGTTGAAGAGATAATGTGGTTTACCAAACCAGCGAAAGATGCCTTCAGAGAATTTGAGGTTGGGCCGGACCGCGGGCTCTCGGCTGAGGAAGCGAAGGCAAGACTGGAAAAGCACGGGGAAAATAAGCTGAAGGGCAAGAAAAAGAAAAGCGTCATTGCTTTGTTTTTTGCTCAGCTGAAGGATATGCTGATTTACGTCCTGCTTGGGGCGGCAGTGATCACGCTGCTCATCGGAGAGTACACCGATGCGGTTATCATCCTGCTTGTTGTGGTATTAAATGCCGTGATCGGCGTTTTTCAGGAATTTAAAGCCGAAAAGGCGATAGAAGCGCTTCAGAAAATGACAACGCCGCGCGCGCTTGTACGCCGTGACGGAGAAGTAAAGGAAATCGACTCCCGTACCCTTGTGCCGGGCGATATTGTTGTTCTGGATGCCGGGCGGTACGTACCTGCCGACCTCAGACTGACAGAAAGCGTCAATCTGCAGATTGAAGAGTCGGCACTGACCGGTGAGTCGGTGCCGACTGAGAAGAGGGCGTCCGACCTGCACGAGGACGCGAAAACACCGCTTGGCGACCAGTCGAATATGGCGTTTATGTCCACGCTGACGACTTATGGACGTGGTGAAGGGGTGGTTGTCGCAACCGGTATGAATACGGAGATCGGCAAGATCGCCAAAGTTCTTGATGAAGATCATGAAGAACTGACGCCACTTCAGAAAAGACTTGCCGGACTTGGGAAAATGCTCGGGTATCTTGCCATCGCGATCTGTGCCCTGATGTTTGTGATCGCCCTGATTCAGAAGCGCGACCTTTTTGAGATGTTCCTGACTGCGATCAGTCTCGCCGTAGCCGCCATCCCGGAAGGACTTCCGGCCATCGTTGCGATTGTGCTTGCCCTGGGCGTAACCCGCATGTCGCGGATCCACGCGATTGTCAAACGGCTGCCAGCTGTTGAAACGCTTGGTTCGGTGAACATTATCTGTTCGGATAAAACCGGGACGCTGACGCAGAACAAAATGACGGTCGTGCATACGTACACGTATCGCCATTTTGAAGATGTGCCGAAGGAAGGTGCAAAGACCGCCGGGTCCCAAGATCTGAAGGACATGATCAAATCCTTTGTCCTCTGCTCCGACGCGACTTATGAGGATGGGGAGAGCACGGGCGACCCCACGGAGGTAGCCCTTGTTGTGCTGGGCCAGAAATATCATCTGGCGAAAAAGGATCTGGAGGGATCCTTTGCACGTGTCGCTGAAAAACCTTTTGACTCCGACAGAAAATTGATGTCTACGCTGAATAAAGAGGGTTCCGGGTATCGTGTCCATACAAAAGGGGCAATCGACAATATTCTGAAAATCGCCACTCGTGCCCTTGTGGATGGACAGGTTGTGCCATTAACGGACGAGATCAGGGCCAATTATCTGAAGGCCGCTGAAGAAATGTCCGACCAGGCACTGCGTGTTTTAGGTGCCGCGTATAAAGATACAGACCGGGTACTGGAGCCGGATGAAATGGAAAATGATCTGATCGTTACCGGACTGGTCGGTATGATCGATCCGCCGCGACTTGAAGTTAAAGATTCCATCAGCAAGGCAAAACGCGCGGGCATCACACCGGTCATGATCACGGGTGACCACCAGCATACAGCGGCGGCGATCGCAACGCAGCTGGGGATTGCCACCTCACTCGATCAGACGATTTCCGGAAGTGAAATTGACGCCATGCCGGCTCAGGAATTCAGAGACAATATTAATCGGTATCGCGTGTTCGCCCGGGTGTCCCCTGAGCATAAGGTAAAAATAGTCAATGCCTTTCAGTCACACGGTAACATTGTTTCGATGACCGGTGACGGGGTTAATGATGCGCCGTCATTGAAAAGCGCAGATATCGGCGTCGCCATGGGGATTACAGGCACCGATGTGTCCAAGGGCGCGAGCGATATGATTCTGACCGATGATAACTTTACGACGATCGTCGCAGCGATTGAGGAAGGCCGGAATATATATAACAACATTAAAAAATCGGTGATCTTCCTTTTGTCCTGTAATCTCGGGGAAATCATCTCGATCTTTGCTTCGGTGCTCTTCTTCTGGCCGGTGCCGCTTCTTCCGACTCAGATTCTCTGGATTAACCTGATTACCGATACCTTCCCGGCCATTGCCCTCGGTGTTGATCCCGGGGATAAACATATCATGAAAAATAAGCCGCGGAATCCCAAAGAAGGATTCTTTGCTCACGGGGCGGCTTTCCACGCGGTTCTGGGCGGAACACTGATCGGTGTCCTGACCTTACTTGCCTTTTATTTCGGCCTGAACGAATACGGCTTTAATATGGGTTCGGATAACATTCCCGGACATGTGCTGGACTATGCGGAAACAATGGCCTTCGTTGTTCTGGCGGTTTCGCAGCTCTTTTACTCACTTGCCATGCGGAATTCCAGAAAATCTATATTCCAGATCGGCCTGTTTTCCAATAAATATCTGATCGGTGCCATCCTGCTTGGTATGCTGCTGCAGTTTGTTGTCATTTCAATTCCTGTTCTCGCCGGCGCCTTCCATGTTCAGATGCTGTCGCTTAGAGACTGGCTGATCGTCATCCTCTTTGCTCTTGTCCCGCTGGTTGTCAACGAATGCATCAAGATCGGTCTGAGAATGCGGAGCCATACTAACGAGGCGTAA
- a CDS encoding RidA family protein: protein MKTRIATNQAPQAVGPYSQAVSAGDFVFVSGQIPLDPESGKLVEGGLERQAGRIFQNIGAILKEAGLDFSHVVSATVFLTNINDFNAVNDVYGKYFEGGVLPARSAVQVAALPKGAKLEISCTAYRE, encoded by the coding sequence ATGAAAACACGTATTGCAACAAATCAGGCACCTCAGGCAGTTGGTCCTTACTCACAGGCTGTATCCGCCGGTGACTTCGTCTTTGTCTCCGGGCAGATTCCACTGGATCCGGAAAGCGGGAAACTCGTTGAAGGAGGCCTTGAACGTCAGGCCGGCCGGATTTTTCAAAATATCGGCGCGATATTAAAAGAAGCCGGGCTGGATTTTTCACATGTTGTCTCTGCTACCGTCTTTCTGACCAACATCAACGATTTCAATGCGGTTAATGACGTTTACGGAAAATACTTTGAAGGCGGCGTTCTGCCCGCCAGGTCCGCTGTCCAGGTTGCTGCACTGCCAAAGGGCGCGAAGCTGGAAATCTCCTGCACGGCTTATCGCGAATAA
- a CDS encoding DUF1659 domain-containing protein, translating to MANSAITQSAFVLTFDGGLDEEDKPVVLTKVFRNIKPAASADALLAIAGKLAPLQQHPFVSVERDDTSEITA from the coding sequence ATGGCAAACAGCGCAATTACTCAGTCTGCCTTTGTCCTGACTTTTGATGGCGGGCTGGACGAAGAGGACAAACCGGTTGTCCTGACCAAGGTATTCCGGAATATTAAGCCGGCCGCGTCAGCCGACGCACTTCTGGCCATCGCCGGCAAGCTGGCTCCGCTGCAGCAGCATCCGTTCGTCTCTGTTGAGCGCGATGACACATCGGAAATCACGGCCTGA
- a CDS encoding DUF2922 domain-containing protein has translation MKRLNLVFLNTAGKSVTLSLNDPVEPADPVAVRSAMDEIIAQNVFESTGGELTQVKSARISENNTTPIEMA, from the coding sequence ATGAAGAGACTGAATCTGGTGTTTTTGAATACGGCAGGCAAGAGCGTCACTCTGTCACTTAATGATCCTGTCGAACCCGCTGATCCGGTTGCCGTTCGAAGTGCCATGGATGAAATTATCGCTCAAAATGTCTTTGAATCAACCGGCGGAGAATTGACTCAGGTCAAATCCGCACGTATTTCGGAAAATAACACCACACCGATCGAGATGGCCTGA
- a CDS encoding YvrJ family protein: MDVWLPMIRDVGFPAVVTFFLLHRIEGKLDELIQSVKALPLLQAAARTEGSESQQIHMK; this comes from the coding sequence ATGGACGTATGGCTCCCGATGATCAGGGATGTGGGTTTCCCGGCAGTTGTCACTTTTTTCCTGTTACATCGAATCGAAGGGAAACTGGACGAACTGATTCAATCCGTCAAAGCACTTCCTCTGCTGCAGGCAGCCGCCCGGACAGAGGGGTCTGAATCTCAGCAGATCCATATGAAATAA
- a CDS encoding L,D-transpeptidase family protein, giving the protein MRVQTGRRQPAKKEQQQQKPSEKFSKKGTVNKVATKSKKESKPAATGDAPSKPAAPPKPQAQPAPAGTPAPKPAQPPVAETRLSGRTGQILTVVASGSRAHIEFWEKKGQSWVRSLSTDGHVGTNGIGPTREGMSRTPYGAYPLGFAFGTENPGTSLPFRKITPQSWWVEDSKDPQYNTWQEGAHFHAPSEHLADYPLQYRYAVVINYNTARKPFAGSGFFVHVDNGRPTAGCVSLPEGEMKKLLQILHPGAYIINVNGEEEIRRF; this is encoded by the coding sequence ATGAGGGTTCAGACCGGAAGGCGTCAGCCGGCAAAGAAAGAACAGCAGCAACAAAAGCCATCGGAAAAATTCAGTAAAAAGGGGACAGTGAACAAAGTGGCGACAAAGTCGAAAAAAGAGAGCAAACCTGCCGCAACCGGAGATGCTCCATCCAAACCGGCGGCTCCACCCAAACCTCAGGCACAGCCCGCCCCGGCAGGCACGCCGGCACCGAAGCCTGCTCAGCCGCCTGTTGCTGAAACCAGGCTTTCCGGCCGAACGGGCCAGATTCTGACCGTTGTGGCTTCCGGCAGCCGGGCGCATATTGAATTTTGGGAGAAAAAAGGTCAGTCCTGGGTCCGGAGCCTGTCGACAGACGGACATGTCGGGACGAACGGGATCGGCCCGACACGTGAGGGTATGAGCAGAACGCCGTATGGTGCTTATCCGCTTGGCTTTGCCTTCGGGACGGAAAATCCGGGGACGTCGCTGCCCTTCAGAAAGATCACCCCTCAGTCCTGGTGGGTAGAAGACAGCAAAGATCCGCAGTACAACACCTGGCAGGAGGGGGCTCATTTTCATGCGCCAAGCGAACATCTTGCCGACTATCCGTTGCAGTATCGTTACGCGGTGGTAATCAATTATAATACGGCACGAAAGCCCTTTGCGGGTTCAGGCTTCTTTGTTCATGTCGATAATGGCCGTCCGACAGCCGGATGTGTTTCACTCCCGGAAGGCGAAATGAAGAAGCTGCTGCAGATCCTCCATCCGGGTGCCTATATCATCAACGTGAACGGGGAAGAAGAGATCAGGCGTTTTTAG
- a CDS encoding PTS mannitol transporter subunit IICBA, with the protein MSEGKGIKVKIQKFGNFLSSMILPNMAAFIAWGLTTALFIPTGWWPNEELAKLVGPMVTYLLPILIGYTGGKVIYDHRGGVVGAIATAGIIIGSEIPMFLGAMIMGPLGGYLIKKFDHLIEGKVKAGFEMLVDNFSAGILGGLLAVFAFLGIGPVVDSISSGLASGVEWLISAGLLPLASLFIEPGKVLFLNNAINHGVLTPIGVEQVRQTGQSVLFLLEANPGPGMGVLLAYCFFGKGNAKKTAPGAAIIHFFGGIHEIYFPYILMKPLLFFATILGGISGVFTLTALHGGLVGPSSPGSIIAMLIATPHSLGAFTANILDVAVSMTISFLIATLILKRDKKGTGDLDEATRKMEGMKGKKSSVSGMLADDQPLHPAKVEKIVFACDAGMGSSAMGASLLRKKVNAAGLNITVTNSAVSSIPGDAQIVVTQSELTPRAKDKAPQAYHVSVDNFLESPTYDQLIDKLKKGSSDQATPAQKKDETGGNVFADANVLKKQNIFLNKSFSSKEEAIRFAGQALVDGGYVKPTYVDGMIDREKDMSTYMGNEIAIPHGTEATKKEVINSGIVIVQVPEGVAFGDNTARMIFGIAGKNNGHLAILSKIAVACADIENVRKMVKAGSADALLSIINDTIKESS; encoded by the coding sequence ATGTCCGAAGGTAAAGGCATCAAAGTTAAAATTCAGAAATTCGGAAACTTCCTCAGTTCGATGATTTTACCGAACATGGCCGCATTTATTGCGTGGGGGCTGACAACCGCATTGTTTATCCCGACAGGCTGGTGGCCGAATGAAGAACTGGCCAAACTGGTTGGCCCGATGGTCACGTATCTGCTTCCGATTCTGATCGGCTATACAGGCGGTAAAGTGATTTACGACCATCGAGGGGGAGTTGTCGGAGCTATCGCGACTGCAGGTATCATTATTGGTTCTGAAATTCCAATGTTCCTTGGTGCCATGATCATGGGACCACTCGGAGGGTATCTGATCAAAAAATTTGATCATTTGATAGAAGGTAAAGTTAAAGCAGGGTTTGAGATGCTGGTTGATAATTTCTCTGCCGGTATTCTTGGCGGACTGCTGGCAGTCTTCGCTTTTCTTGGTATCGGCCCTGTAGTGGATAGTATCAGCAGCGGACTCGCATCCGGTGTGGAGTGGCTGATTTCAGCCGGACTGCTGCCGCTTGCCAGCCTGTTCATCGAACCCGGCAAGGTGCTTTTCCTGAATAATGCCATCAACCACGGGGTTCTGACACCCATCGGGGTCGAGCAGGTCAGACAGACCGGACAGTCCGTTCTGTTCCTTCTCGAAGCGAACCCGGGTCCCGGCATGGGCGTCCTGCTGGCTTACTGCTTCTTTGGTAAGGGTAATGCGAAAAAAACGGCACCTGGGGCAGCCATTATCCACTTCTTTGGCGGGATTCATGAGATCTATTTTCCTTACATTTTAATGAAACCGCTTCTTTTCTTCGCGACTATTCTTGGCGGAATCAGCGGAGTATTTACTCTGACGGCACTGCATGGTGGTCTGGTCGGTCCGTCATCTCCAGGCAGTATCATTGCCATGCTGATCGCAACGCCGCATTCTCTGGGCGCCTTTACAGCCAACATCCTTGATGTGGCGGTTTCCATGACGATCTCTTTCCTGATCGCAACGCTGATTCTGAAGAGAGATAAGAAGGGTACGGGTGATCTTGATGAAGCCACACGGAAAATGGAAGGTATGAAAGGGAAAAAGAGCAGTGTATCCGGTATGCTGGCAGATGATCAGCCGCTTCATCCGGCAAAGGTTGAGAAAATCGTTTTCGCCTGTGATGCCGGAATGGGATCGAGCGCCATGGGGGCATCCCTTCTGCGGAAGAAAGTCAATGCCGCCGGTCTGAATATTACGGTCACGAATTCGGCTGTCAGCTCGATACCTGGGGATGCTCAGATTGTTGTGACACAGTCGGAGCTGACGCCACGGGCAAAAGATAAAGCACCTCAGGCTTATCACGTATCAGTCGATAATTTTCTGGAAAGCCCGACCTATGATCAGCTGATCGACAAGCTGAAAAAGGGCAGCAGTGATCAGGCAACACCGGCACAGAAAAAGGATGAAACTGGGGGCAATGTTTTCGCGGACGCTAACGTACTGAAGAAACAGAACATTTTCCTGAACAAATCCTTCTCCAGTAAAGAAGAGGCGATCCGGTTTGCCGGGCAGGCACTTGTTGACGGCGGCTACGTGAAGCCAACATATGTCGACGGTATGATTGACCGTGAAAAGGATATGTCCACGTACATGGGCAATGAGATCGCGATTCCGCACGGGACAGAAGCAACGAAGAAGGAAGTCATTAACTCGGGTATTGTCATTGTTCAGGTTCCTGAAGGTGTTGCCTTTGGTGACAACACCGCCCGGATGATCTTCGGTATAGCAGGGAAAAATAACGGCCACCTTGCGATTCTTTCAAAGATTGCCGTGGCCTGCGCAGATATTGAAAATGTGAGGAAAATGGTAAAAGCGGGATCTGCAGATGCTCTTCTGTCGATTATTAATGATACGATAAAGGAAAGCAGCTGA